One genomic region from Thermoleptolyngbya sichuanensis A183 encodes:
- a CDS encoding response regulator yields the protein MNPPEIESSRLLLVEDDPNDVELIRLALETGGLAAPMDVVNDGEAALNYLLGEALDNSLDDASQSAAARPLPRFVLLDLKLPRINGIQLLQRLRSHPRTRRLVIVVMSSSQEDPDLNACYDLGINSYIVKPQDFQQFSDAVQQISHYWMQLNCPPLPTPLPS from the coding sequence ATGAATCCTCCTGAAATCGAATCGTCACGTTTACTTTTAGTCGAAGATGATCCCAATGATGTTGAACTGATCCGCCTTGCTCTGGAGACTGGCGGGCTAGCAGCCCCAATGGATGTAGTCAACGATGGAGAAGCAGCCTTGAACTATTTACTCGGCGAGGCTCTAGACAATTCATTGGATGACGCTTCCCAATCCGCGGCGGCGCGTCCGCTGCCCCGCTTTGTGCTGCTGGATTTGAAACTCCCCCGCATCAACGGAATTCAGCTTTTGCAAAGGCTGCGATCGCACCCCCGCACTCGTCGTCTCGTCATCGTGGTCATGTCCTCCTCCCAAGAAGACCCAGATCTCAACGCCTGCTATGACCTGGGTATCAATAGTTACATTGTGAAACCCCAGGACTTCCAGCAATTTTCAGACGCGGTTCAGCAAATCAGTCACTACTGGATGCAGTTGAATTGTCCGCCACTACCCACTCCTCTGCCCTCTTAA
- a CDS encoding hybrid sensor histidine kinase/response regulator, with amino-acid sequence MPSSPELPLKLLLVEDSAMDAELVALTLEENGVSFTCDIVDSLSTYQQCVKEHDYDAVLADYRLPGFTAYEALAALQSAGRDVPLILVTGSLGEEAAVDCIKAGMTDYVMKDRLFRLPMVLRRSLQEYALRRQKLAADQRLRQQTRQVAIMNQVLRKMRETLVLDDLMQSTMDVLHQVLGVDVCALLMQGNTAQRSAWSETMMVRCVSNATPERDRLLGRKFECGFQRYYGDRLLQGQSIVLSTIPIDSPVDILSISQSQNIQSTLIVPMLCQKTYLGAITLHQCQHQRDWSREEVDLVEAIAGQFALAIHQAQLFEQVQQQAQREQFLNQLGQTLNSSLDLDFILQELVRLAGEYFGVDRVVLLRHEAEWIVPQTEWRASDAVIPSLDLPLPMHEWQDFFRPEGDYLTQKVWHAPTFLEDPWVQKIPSARLRGQRKHIQSMLSTPILVRGQHYGELSLDCTQTRRTFTTDEIQLVQRLADATAIALFNAQSYERLEKLVQERTQELEQEKRISEAANRAKSEFLTHMSHELRTPLTGILGFADVLSRQLHGPLSSLQRQYVEGIRSCGDHLLELINDLLDLSKIEAGREELFFEPVLVQEVCDACMSMVQETAQKRGLRLILDIAQDVTVCTADKRRLKQILSNLLANAVKFTDEGSVTLKVWQQAKALHFAVIDTGIGIAPSDQSRLFQAFQQLNGGLNRKYEGTGLGLVLSSKLARLHGGQITVSSELGKGSCFTVILPEKIPPLSPPP; translated from the coding sequence GTGCCGTCATCCCCCGAACTGCCGCTCAAACTGCTGCTGGTCGAAGATTCTGCAATGGATGCTGAACTGGTTGCGCTGACTCTAGAAGAGAACGGCGTGTCGTTTACCTGTGACATTGTGGACTCATTATCGACCTATCAACAGTGCGTCAAAGAGCATGACTATGACGCTGTATTAGCCGACTATCGCCTGCCTGGATTTACGGCCTACGAGGCCCTGGCGGCGTTGCAGTCTGCCGGACGGGATGTGCCGCTGATCTTGGTGACTGGGAGCCTGGGCGAAGAGGCTGCGGTGGACTGCATTAAGGCGGGCATGACGGACTATGTGATGAAGGATCGGCTCTTTCGGCTGCCGATGGTGCTGAGGCGATCGCTCCAGGAATATGCCCTGCGCCGTCAAAAGCTGGCTGCTGACCAGCGCCTCCGGCAGCAGACGCGCCAGGTCGCCATCATGAACCAGGTGTTACGCAAGATGCGCGAAACGCTGGTATTGGACGACTTGATGCAGTCCACAATGGATGTGCTGCATCAGGTGCTAGGTGTAGATGTCTGTGCATTGTTAATGCAAGGGAACACGGCTCAGCGGTCAGCGTGGAGCGAAACGATGATGGTTCGTTGCGTAAGCAATGCAACACCAGAGCGCGATCGCCTGTTGGGTCGAAAATTTGAGTGCGGGTTTCAGCGCTACTATGGCGATCGCCTGTTGCAGGGTCAGTCGATCGTCTTATCCACCATTCCGATTGATTCTCCAGTCGATATTCTGTCTATTTCGCAATCCCAGAATATTCAGTCCACGCTGATTGTGCCGATGCTGTGTCAGAAGACCTATTTAGGGGCGATCACGCTGCATCAGTGCCAGCATCAGCGGGATTGGAGTCGCGAAGAGGTGGATTTGGTAGAGGCGATCGCCGGCCAGTTTGCCCTGGCCATCCACCAGGCCCAGTTGTTTGAACAGGTGCAGCAGCAGGCCCAGCGAGAGCAGTTTCTCAACCAGCTTGGGCAAACCCTCAATTCCAGCCTAGATCTGGATTTTATCTTGCAAGAACTGGTGCGGCTGGCGGGGGAATACTTCGGGGTAGACCGCGTGGTGCTGCTGCGGCATGAGGCGGAGTGGATTGTGCCCCAGACAGAGTGGCGAGCCTCGGACGCGGTGATACCCAGCCTGGATTTGCCGCTGCCCATGCACGAATGGCAGGACTTTTTCCGACCCGAGGGAGACTACCTGACGCAGAAAGTCTGGCACGCCCCCACGTTTCTCGAAGACCCGTGGGTGCAAAAAATCCCCAGCGCCCGCCTGCGGGGCCAACGCAAGCACATCCAGTCCATGCTTAGCACGCCAATTCTCGTGCGCGGGCAGCACTATGGCGAACTGTCGCTCGATTGCACCCAGACCCGCCGCACCTTCACGACCGACGAGATCCAGCTTGTGCAGCGACTAGCAGACGCAACGGCGATCGCCCTGTTCAATGCCCAAAGCTATGAACGATTGGAAAAACTGGTGCAGGAGCGCACCCAAGAGCTAGAACAAGAAAAGCGAATTTCAGAAGCCGCCAACCGCGCCAAGAGTGAATTTCTGACTCATATGAGCCACGAACTGCGAACCCCGCTCACGGGCATTTTGGGCTTTGCCGACGTATTGAGCCGCCAACTCCACGGCCCCCTCAGCAGCCTCCAGCGGCAATACGTGGAGGGGATTCGCTCCTGTGGCGACCATCTGCTGGAGCTAATCAACGACCTGCTCGATTTATCTAAAATCGAAGCCGGACGCGAGGAACTGTTTTTTGAACCCGTTCTGGTTCAGGAAGTCTGCGATGCCTGCATGAGCATGGTGCAAGAAACCGCCCAAAAGCGGGGACTACGGTTGATTCTTGACATCGCCCAAGATGTTACCGTTTGCACAGCCGACAAGCGCCGCCTCAAGCAAATCCTGTCGAACCTGCTAGCCAACGCGGTTAAATTTACCGATGAAGGGTCGGTGACGCTGAAGGTATGGCAGCAGGCAAAAGCACTGCACTTTGCCGTAATCGACACGGGCATTGGCATTGCCCCGTCCGACCAGAGCCGTCTTTTTCAAGCCTTTCAGCAGCTCAACGGAGGCCTCAACCGCAAATACGAAGGCACTGGGTTGGGACTGGTGCTGTCGAGCAAGCTGGCCCGGCTGCACGGCGGCCAGATTACGGTGTCGTCGGAGCTCGGAAAAGGCAGTTGCTTCACAGTTATTCTTCCAGAGAAAATTCCGCCCCTATCCCCGCCCCCTTAG
- the tadA gene encoding tRNA adenosine(34) deaminase TadA, with product MQQAIALAAAAGQAGEVPVGAVVVAPDNTLIATGENRRERDHDPTAHAEVLALRQAGQRLGTWRLEDFTLYVTLEPCPMCAGAIALARLGMLVYGADDPKAGAIRTVLNLPDSAASNHSPRVLSGVLEAACRAQLQQWFAKRRGNG from the coding sequence ATGCAGCAGGCGATCGCCCTAGCCGCCGCCGCCGGACAGGCCGGAGAAGTGCCCGTCGGCGCAGTCGTCGTCGCCCCAGACAACACCCTGATCGCCACGGGCGAAAATCGCCGCGAACGCGACCATGACCCCACTGCCCACGCCGAAGTTCTGGCGCTGCGTCAGGCAGGGCAACGCCTTGGCACCTGGCGACTGGAAGACTTCACGCTCTACGTCACGCTGGAACCCTGCCCCATGTGCGCTGGGGCGATCGCCCTTGCTCGCTTGGGAATGCTGGTCTACGGCGCAGACGACCCCAAAGCCGGAGCCATCCGCACCGTCCTCAACCTGCCCGACAGCGCCGCCTCAAACCACAGCCCCAGAGTGCTATCGGGAGTTTTAGAAGCAGCGTGTCGAGCGCAGTTGCAGCAGTGGTTTGCCAAGCGGAGGGGGAATGGGTAG